From Lactobacillus sp. PV012:
TCAAGCGTTAACGATTTTACGTGGATTTTGTGAAAACCTCTCAGAAAAACTTGTGGCACAAAATTTACAAGCCCAGGTAGTGGTTTTAAAAATTAGAAATAATGATTTTGAAACTCTTACCAAAAGAAGGCAACTAGCTAAACCAAGTAATAATGGAATTGAATTTTATCAAACAGTTAAAAGTTTGCTTGATAAAACTGATAATTTCTTTACTAATGGGGTTCGTTTACTAGGAGTAACCGCAGGGACCTTAGTTAATAAAAAATTTGAAGAAGTTAAATTAGATCTTTTCTAAAAAAATTGGACTTAAGTTAAAATTAAAGTAAGAAAATTAAGGAGGAATTTCAATTGAATACTTTTGATGAAATTTACGAAAAGATAAAAGAATATCCAACAATAATTATTCACCGTCATACTAGTCCTGACCCAGATGCATTAGGTTCTCAAGCTGGATTAGCGAGATCCTTAAAACTTGCTTTTCCTGATAAAAAGATTTTATGTGCTGGAGAAGAAGTAGGAGATTTGGATTGGATTAACGCTATGGATGAGGTAACAGATGCAGATTATCAAGGAGCATTGGTAATTACAGTGGATACTGCCAATACTCCAAGAGTTTCTGATCAACGTTATGATCAAGGCGATTTATTAATAAAAATAGATCACCATCCAGATGTAGATCCATATGCAGATATGAGCTATGTAGATCCAGAAAAACCAGCAGCTGCAGAGATCGTATATGACTTCTTAAAAGCTGAAAAACTTCCGCTTCCTAAGGAGGTAGCTTATCCTTTATATGCAGGAATTGTTGGGGATACTGGGAGATTCATGTACTCTGAAACAAGTCCCCATACTTTTGAAGTTGCAGCTGAATTAGCAAACACTGGAATTAATATTAATGAAATTGCTCGTAATATTTCTGATGTGTCTTTAGCACAGGCTAAACTACAAAATTCAGTAATTGATTTGATGAAATTTGATCCAAGCGGGGCTGCATATGCGATTATTACCCAAGAACAATTAAAGAAATTAGGAATGACTTTTGAACAAGCTTCAGTTACTGTGTCTACTCCTGGAAGAATCAAAGAAATTATGGCATGGAATGTTTTTGTAGAAAATCCTGATGGAACTTACCGAGTTCATTATCGCTCTAAAGGCCCCATTATTAATCAATTAGCTGCAAAGCATGATGGAGGTGGACATGCATTAGCTAGTGGTGCTAAAGCAAAAGATCTCGATGAAGTAAAACAAGTATTTGAAGAATTAGTAGAAGTTGTGAGAGATTATAACAATGAACACAGAACAAACAAGTAATCTTTTTCAAGATGAAAAAATTAGGCCAGAATTAAGAACAGGTCTTAAAAAAATTGATTTTAAAAATCCTACGGAAGTACAAGGAGCAGTTATTCCTAAGCTTTTAATAGGTGATAATGTTGTAGTACAAGCAGCAACAGGATCTGGAAAAACTCATGCTTATTTAATTCCAATTTTGAATATGATCGATGAGCAAGCTCCAGTAACGCAAGCTGTAGTAACTGCACCAAGTAGAGAATTAGCAAACCAACTTTATAAGGTTGCCCGTCAGCTTAGGGATGCAGCTGGTCTAGATATTTCTATTGAATATTTAGGTGGGGGTAATGACCGCTCACGTCAAATAGCTAAAGCTGAAAATAGAGCTCCTCAATTGATAATTGCTACTCCGGGACGATTACATGACTTTGTTTCTAAGAAAGTGATTAGTTTAGAAAAGGTAAAAGCCTTTGTAATAGATGAAGCAGATATGACGCTTGATATGGGCTTTTTACAAAATATGGATGAAGTAATGAGTAAATTGCCAAAAGATGCCATTTTAAGTGCATTTTCTGCTACTATTCCAGTTAAATTAGAGAACTTTTTAAGAAAGTATATGACTAAGCCGGAATTTATAGTGATTGATAATCCAGCAGTCATTGCTCCAACTATTCAAAATGATTTAATTGATGTTGGTTCTAAAGATAAAAAAGAGTTGTTGTACAAATTACTAACGATGGGTCAGCCATATTTGGCACTTGTTTTTGCTAATACTAAAAAAACAGTTGATGACTTGGCAGCCTATCTGGAAAACCAAGGTCTCAAAGTTGCTAAGATCCATGGTGGAATTACTGAAAGAGAAAGAAAAAGAATTATCCGCCAGGTGCGTGAAGGCCAGTATCAATATGTGGTAGCTAGTGATTTAGCTGCTAGAGGAATTGATGTACCTGGGGTAAGTTTGGTAATAAATTATGAAATTCCTAAGGAACTTGAATTTGTAATTCACCGGATAGGAAGAACTGGTCGTAATAATTTACCAGGTCATGCGATTACGTTAATTTATGATGATGAAATGGCTGATGTGGAAGATTTAGAAAAGCTTGGTATCCATTTTGATTTTAAAGAATTAAAAAATGGGGAATTAGTGGAGAGAACTCACCACCATCGTCGTGAAAATCGCCGTGTAAGAAATCACAAACTTGATAACCGAATGGTTGGAATGGTTAAAAAGGCTAAAAAGAAGCGTAAACCAGGCTATAAGAAGAAAATTCAAGAAGCAATAAAAAAAGATCGTCAGCAAAAGCGAAAATTAGAAGAAAGACACTTAGTTCGTAAAGCTAAGAGAAAGCGTAAGCGTGAGCGTGAACAAGCTAGAAACAACTTTGAAAACTAAGTGAATTGTAGTAAAATAAAGCATAAATAGGATATATTTTTAGAAAAGTATTTAAAAGAGAGGACTAGTTGGTGGAAATTGTCTAAATTACTTTCTAAAAATGCTCCCTAGTAATTTTGAATTTATTTTTAATAAAAGAGGTAACAAACACTGTTGCAAACAAGGTGGTACCGCGCAAGTAGATTGCGTCCTTGAAGAAGCAATGGTGTTTTTATTTATAGGAGAAATTAATATGAAGAAATTGACTAGTGCACAAGTACGTCAAATGTTCTTAGACTTTTTTAAAGAAAAGGGTCATATGGTAATGCAAAGCGCATCCCTTATTCCTCAAGATGACCCAACTTTACTCTGGATTAATTCTGGAGTTGCAACAATGAAGAAATACTTTGATGGTTCAGTTGTACCAAAGAATCATCGAATTACTTCTTCTCAAAAATCAATTAGAACAAATGATATCGAAAATGTCGGTAAAACTGCTCGTCACCAAACCTTCTTTGAAATGCTTGGTAACTTTTCAGTTGGTGATTACTTTAAAAAAGAAGTTATTCCTTGGGCATGGGAATTCTTAACTAGTCCTAAATGGTTAGGATTAGATCCAAATAAGTTATATGTTACAATTTATCCAAAAGATACCGACGCTTACCACATGTGGCATGATGTAGTAGGTTTACCAGATGACCATATTGTTAAATTAGAAGAAAATTTCTGGGATATTGGTGAAGGTCCTTGTGGTCCTGATTCAGAAATTTTTTATGACCGCGGTCAAGAAAATAATGATGTTGCTGAAGATGATCCAGAAAACTTCCCAGGTGGAGAAAATGCGCGTTACTTGGAAATCTGGAATATTGTTTTCTCACAATACAACCACTTGCCAAATGGTGAATATGTAGATCAACCTCATAAAAACATTGATACCGGTATGGGATTAGAACGTGTGGTATCAATTATTCAAGATGCTCCAACTAACTTTGAAACTGACTTATTTATGCCTTTGATTCATGCCACTGAGAAGTTAAGTGATGATAAAAAATATGCTACTAATGCTGAAGATGATGTAGCATTTAAGATTATTGCCGATCATGTTCGTGCAGTAAGTTTTGCTATTGGAGATGGGGCTCTTCCATCTAACTCAGGCCGTGGTTATGTTTTACGTCGCTTAATTAGACGTGCAGATTTAAATGGTCAACGATTAGGAATTAAAGGTGCCTTTTTATATAAATTGGTTTCTGTAGTTGGCGAAATCATGAAGAGCCATTATCCAGAAATTGTTGATCAGCAAGAATTTATTCAAAAGGTAATTAAGAACGAAGAAGAGAGATTCCAAGAAACTTTATCTTCAGGATTGAACTTATTAGATAATTTAATTACAAAAGCTAAAGCAGATGGCTCAAATAAGATCAGTGGTAAAGATGCCTTTAAGTTATTTGATACTTATGGCTTCCCATATGAATTAACTTTTGAAGCTGCTCAAGATGCAGGTTTGGAAGTAGATAAAGATGGTTTTGATAAGGAAATGCAAGCCCAAAAAGATCGTGCGCGCAATGCACGTGGTAACTTGCAATCTATGGGATCACAAGATGAGACTTTGATGAACATCAAAGATAAGAGTGAATTTGAGTATGGAACTTTACAAGAGGACCATGCTAAGTTGATCGATATTATCGTTGATGACCAATTAGTAGATAGTGCTGATGGAGATCATGCAACATTAATTTTTGATAAAACTCCATTCTATGCAGAACGTGGTGGTCAAGTTGCAGATCATGGTGAAATTTTAAATCAAAAGGGCGAATTAGTTGCTAAAGTAACTGATGTACAACATGCACCAAATGATCAAAACTTACATTTTGTTGATGTTGTTTTACCTTTAAAGAAAAATGAAGAATATATTTTAAAGGTTGATCAAAAACGTCGTCGCGGCTTAAAGCATAACCATACTGCAACTCACTTATTGCATGCTGCTTTGCGTGAAGTTTTAGGAGAACATACTCACCAAGCAGGATCTTTAGTTGAACCAGATTATTTGAGATTTGACTTTACTAGTCTAGAACCAATGACTAAAGCAGAGCTAGCTAATGTTGAAAAATTGGTGAATGAAAAGATTTGGGAAGAAATTCCGGTTCAAACAACAGTTACTGATCCAGAAACAGGACTTAAAATGGGAGCTCTTGCCTTATTTGGTGAAAAATATGGTGACAGTGTTCGTGTAGTAAAAATTGATGACTTTTCAACTGAATTTTGTGGCGGTACTCACTCAGAAAATACTGCTCAAATTGGCATGCTTAAGATTGTTTCAGAATCAGCAGTTGGTGCAGGAGTTAGAAGAATTATTGCAGTAACTGGACCAGAAGCTTATAATTATGTGACTGAACATGATGAGATCTTAAAGAAAGTCCAAGATCAAGTAAAAGCTCCAAAGGTTGAAGAAGTTCAAGCTAAAGTAACAAACTTGGAAGATGATTTAAAGGCTTCTCAAAAAGAAGTTGCTCAATTAAAGGCTAAGATTAACCAAGCAAAAGCAGGTGATATCTTTAATAAGGTGAGAGAAGTTAAAGATTTGAGTATCATTGCTGAGATTGTTGATGTTGAAGGCATGGGTGATTTAAGAAACCTAGCCGATAATTGGAAGAGTTCAAATAAGTCAGATATTTTAGTTTTAGCAGCTGATGTAAATGGAAAAGCTAATATGGTAATTAGCTTAGATGATAAAGCATTGAAGGCTGGTCTAAAAGCAGGAGATTTGATTAAAGCAGCTGCTCCATTATTTGGTGGTGGCGGTGGTGGTCGCCCTAATATGGCTCAAGCAGGTGGAAAGAATCCAGCTGGGTTAAAAGATGCTATCGAAAAAGTGATTAGTGAAGTTGAAAGTAAACAAAATTAATTGAGTTCAATTAATAATTCAAGTAAAATTAAAGATGATAGGAGGAATGATTATGAGCTCGCTTGATAAGACAATGCATTTTGACTTTAGTCAAAATAAAGGCAAGAACATTTATGATACTTTGCAAGATGTTTATGGTGCTTTGGAAGAGAAGGGATATAGTCCTATCAACCAAATTGTAGGATATTTACTTTCCGGCGATCCGGCATATATTCCTCGTCATAATGATGCACGTAATTTAATTTTGAAGCATGAACGTGATGAAATTATTGAAGAATTAGTGAAAAGCTATCTAAGGAAAGATAAGTAATGCGTTTGCTAGGACTTGATATTGGGAGTAAAACGGTAGGAGTTGCTGTAAGTGATCCCTTAGGAATAACTGCCCAAGAAGTAGAAACTATTCCAATTGATGAAACTAAATTTAATTTTGGAATGCGTTCTATAAGAAAACTAGTTAGAAAATATGAAGTAGATGGTTTTGTATTAGGGTTGCCAAAAAATATGGATGGTTCAGCTGGAAAATCTGTTGAACGCAGTCAGGCATATGGAAAGCGTCTGAAAGAAAAATTTGATTTACCGATTCACTATGTTGACGAAAGATTAACGACAGTGCAGGCAAAAAGAATTTTAATTGAAGAAGCAGGGATGCATGACAGAATTGATCAAAAAAAGATTGTTGATCAAATGGCAGCCGTAATAATTTTACAAACATATTTAGAAAAGATTAGAAAGGATTAAAATGAGCGAAAAGATGAGTGCTGATCAAAGCGATCGTCAAATTACCTTAATTGATGAAAATGGTAATGAAGAATTATTTGATATTCTTTTTACCTTCACTTCAGATGATTATGGAAAATCTTACGTACTTTTATATCCAGATGCAGTCGGTGAAGACGAAGATGTAGAAGTGCAAGCATTTAGCTATGATGCAGATGAAGATGGAGAAGTAAGTAGTTCAGATTTACATGAAATTGTAGATGATGACGAATGGAATATGGTTCAAGGTGTCTTGAATACCTTTTTGTCAGATGATCGCTTAAGCGGTGAGTAAACCTTTAAAAGGGACTGACTTAGTCAGTCCCTTTTTCTGTAAAGGATGAGTTATGTTTTCTTTTTTCTTATTATTAATTTTCATTTACTGTTGCTATGTTGGTTATCGGCGTGGACTTATTTATGAAGGTGTGATGGCAGCAGGCTATTTAATCAGTTTTATACTTGCGTGTCTGCTATATCGGCCTTTTAGCAATTTTTTAACAATGTGGGTCCCATATCCTTCAGCGAATGATAATAGTACTTTTGCTTTTTTTGATAAAACCACAGGGTTAACCTTAGATAAATCATTTTACGCTTCATTGGCATTTATAATTATTTTATTAGTTTTTTATGCTATTTGGCGTTTGATAATGATAAGTTTTAAAAAGTTAGAATACATCGATATTACCCCTGCGATTAATACATGGGGAAGTATATTAATAGCGTTGGTTTTGACTTTAAGTACAGTATGTGTGTTACTTTTTATTTTGGCAACTATTCCGGGAGAAGGATTGCAAAAAATGCTCCAACATTCTTTGTTGGTAAATAGTATTTTGCGTTATACTCCAGGGTTATCAAGTTTGTACACACATTTATTTATTACAGCACTATAAAATTTCTCCTGTATGGGAGAAATTTTTTGCTAGGGAGAGAAAAATGAATCCAAAAATTATTGATAAATTAGAATATAGAATAATTACAGAAAAATTAAGTAACTTTGCCATAACTAAACCAGCAAAAAAGAAGGTTAGAGAACTATTACCAAGTAGTGACTTTAATGAGGTTAAGCAAGCTTTAGATCAAACAGAAGTATTAGCAAATATTCTTCGAGTAAAAGGTCCGTTGCCTTTAGTGGACTTTGAAGATGTAGTTCCAAGTGTGAAAAGACTAAAAATTAAGGCAGAATTAAACGGTAAGGAATTGGGGAATATCTTTTTAGTACTTTCACTAGCAAAAGATATCCAAAAATTTGCTGAAGATGTAGCTGAAAGAGAAATTGATGTTGAGCCAATTTCTATCTTATTAGATCAGTTAGAAGTAGTTCCTGATCTATTTAATAAATTAGCGAATACCATTGAATTCGATGGCTCAGTTTTAGATTCTGCTTCGCCAAAATTACAGACAATCAGACGAGCTTTACATACAAATGAAGCTGAAATTAAGAAGCAAATGGAAGGGTATGTAAAAGGGTCAAGTAATCAGTATCTTTCAGAGAATATTATTACAATTCGTGATGGTCGCTATGTAATTCCTGTTAAGCAAGAGTACAAGAACAAATTTGGTGGCGTAGTTCATGATCAAAGTGCTAGTGGCCAAACTTTATTTATAGAGCCAAAATCGGTGTTGAGCTTAAATAACCAGCAACAAAATTTAGTAGCTCAAGAGCATCAAGAGGTTAGAAGAATTTTAAAGGAAGTATCTGAATTAGCAGCTCTTTATCAAAATGAAATTTTACAAAATGCTACTTCATTAACGGAATTAGATTTCTTAAGTGCAAAAAGTAAACTGGCTAAAGCTATGAAAGCTACCCATCCTCACTTAAGTAAAGACAATCAAGTTAATTTACTAAAAGCACGTCATCCGCTAATTAGTGAGGAAAAAGTTGTACCTAATGATATTAGTTTAGGAACAGAATTTGATACCATGTTGATTACTGGGCCTAACACGGGTGGTAAGACCATTAGTTTAAAAACAATTGGATTATTACAACTGATGGCGCAGTCTGGACTCTTTATTACAGCTCAAGAGGGAAGCCAAGTAGGAGTATTTAGAGAAATTTTTGCAGATATTGGTGATGAACAATCAATTGAACAATCTTTGAGTACTTTTTCATCCCATATGGACCAAATTATTAAAATTATGAACTTGGTTAATGGGAGAGACTTAGTTTTGTTGGACGAATTGGGAGCAGGAACAGATCCGGAAGAAGGAGCAAGTTTAGCAATTGCAATTTTGGATTATTTACAAAGCAAAGATCCGAAAATTATGGTAACTACCCACTACCCTGAATTAAAATTATATGGCTACAATCGCTTTCGGACCACTAATGCATCCATGGAATTTGATGTAAAGACTTTGAGTCCAACTTATAAATTAAGAATTGGAATTCCAGGACAGAGTAATGCTTTTGCAATTGTAAGGCAGCTAGGGATGCCACAAGAGGTCGTAGTCAGTGCGCAAGGGTTAGTTAAAGATGAAAATAGTGATCTCAATAAAATGATCAAACGACTAACTGAACAGACTAAAGAAGCAGAAACTTTGCGTGAAAAGATGCAACATAATCTTGTTCAAAGTGAAAAATTAAAAAGAAAACTTCAAGATGGTCTAGATTGGTATAACCAGCAAGTTGAAAAGCAATTAAAATTAGCTCAAGAAAAAAATGAAGAAATGTTAGCTAAAAAACGTGAAAAAGCGAATAAGATAATTGCTAATTTGGAAGAGCAACAGCGCGCTGGTGGGGTAGTAAGAACGAATAAGGTGATTGAAGCTAAAGGAGAATTAAACGCCTTAGAACGTGAAAATAATAATTTAGCCCGTAATAAAGTCTTACAAAGAGAAAAGCGAAGACATAATGTCAGTGTAGGCGATTCAGTTAAGGTGATTTCTTATGGACAAATGGGGACAGTAACCAAGAAACTGGGTGAGCATGATTATGAAGTTCAAATTGGGATTTTAAAGGTTAAAGTTTCAGATCGTGACATTGAAAAAACTACAGTTAAAAAAGAGAAAACAAAGAAAGTTTCTGTGCGTACAACTCGACCAATGCGTTCAGGAAATGTAAGAAGTGAGCTAGACTTAAGAGGTCAGCGTTATGAAGAAGCATTAACAAATTTGGATCGCTATCTTGATTCTTCTTTACTCGCAGGCTTAGGGACAGTGACGATTATCCATGGAATTGGAACTGGAGCAATTAGAAATGGTGTGCAGCAGTATCTGAAACGTAACAAACATGTCAAGGACTTCAGCTATGCGCCCGCAAATGAAGGTGGAACTGGAGCAACAATTGTACATTTTAAATAAGTTATTTTACTTGCAAAAAGTAAGTGAAGAGATTAAAATATGAGTATAAATATTAAAGAAATATTTTTAGTGAGGTAATGACTTATGATTGAAAATGTTACTGATCAAAATTTTGAAAAAGAAACAAGCGAAGGTGTAACTTTAACTGACTTTTGGGCAACTTGGTGTGGACCATGTAGAATGCAATCACCTGTAGTTGAACAATTAGCAGAAGAAATGGATGATGTTAAATTCACTAAGATGGATGTTGACGAAAACCAAGAAACTGCTAAAGATCTCGGCATTATGGCAATTCCAACTCTTTTAATTAAAAAAGATGGTAAAATTGTAGATCGTTTAACTGGTTTTACTCCAAAAGACAGATTAGAACAAATTTTGGAACAATACACCGATTAAAGTAAAAATAAAAGGGACCTAGTTTGCTAGGTCCTTTTTCATTTCTCAGACTGAGTAGTAATAGTTACAGAATGATCTTTTGGATGAATAGTAGCGGCTGCCTCAGTAACTTTACCAGTTTCTTTTTGAAGGCATTCTGAAATAATGCCACATTCTAAAGAAAATTCAGTACTATCACTATCTAAACGATCAGCTACAGATTGGCCCTTAAGTGAAAGCACAATGGTATTGGATTTCTTTTTTTCAATAGTGAGTTCACCAAAGTTTGCCATTTTGAAGAAGTCTTGTAAATCTTCAAAATTTGAAAGGGCGTATTGGCGACTGATTCGTTTACCTGCCCAATATAAAATGTCGGTTGTATCTTCTCCCAGAATTGTTGGAAAGAGAAAATCGCGATACAATGAGTTTAAAAAATAAATATGTTCTTGTGATTCTGTCATTATCTTTCATTCCTTTTGTCTTCTTTTGTATTTTAACCTAAAATGGGTACAGGAGAAAATATATTTTACTAAAACTATTTATTTTTAAGGAGGATTTTCATGGATAAACGTCCTATTGGAGTTTTAGACTCCGGATTAGGAGGACTAACCGTTTTAAAAAAGGTAGTTGACAAACTACCAAATGAAAATACGATTTTTATTGGGGATCAAAAAAATATGCCTTATGG
This genomic window contains:
- the ruvX gene encoding Holliday junction resolvase RuvX, whose product is MRLLGLDIGSKTVGVAVSDPLGITAQEVETIPIDETKFNFGMRSIRKLVRKYEVDGFVLGLPKNMDGSAGKSVERSQAYGKRLKEKFDLPIHYVDERLTTVQAKRILIEEAGMHDRIDQKKIVDQMAAVIILQTYLEKIRKD
- a CDS encoding IreB family regulatory phosphoprotein; its protein translation is MSSLDKTMHFDFSQNKGKNIYDTLQDVYGALEEKGYSPINQIVGYLLSGDPAYIPRHNDARNLILKHERDEIIEELVKSYLRKDK
- a CDS encoding endonuclease MutS2 produces the protein MNPKIIDKLEYRIITEKLSNFAITKPAKKKVRELLPSSDFNEVKQALDQTEVLANILRVKGPLPLVDFEDVVPSVKRLKIKAELNGKELGNIFLVLSLAKDIQKFAEDVAEREIDVEPISILLDQLEVVPDLFNKLANTIEFDGSVLDSASPKLQTIRRALHTNEAEIKKQMEGYVKGSSNQYLSENIITIRDGRYVIPVKQEYKNKFGGVVHDQSASGQTLFIEPKSVLSLNNQQQNLVAQEHQEVRRILKEVSELAALYQNEILQNATSLTELDFLSAKSKLAKAMKATHPHLSKDNQVNLLKARHPLISEEKVVPNDISLGTEFDTMLITGPNTGGKTISLKTIGLLQLMAQSGLFITAQEGSQVGVFREIFADIGDEQSIEQSLSTFSSHMDQIIKIMNLVNGRDLVLLDELGAGTDPEEGASLAIAILDYLQSKDPKIMVTTHYPELKLYGYNRFRTTNASMEFDVKTLSPTYKLRIGIPGQSNAFAIVRQLGMPQEVVVSAQGLVKDENSDLNKMIKRLTEQTKEAETLREKMQHNLVQSEKLKRKLQDGLDWYNQQVEKQLKLAQEKNEEMLAKKREKANKIIANLEEQQRAGGVVRTNKVIEAKGELNALERENNNLARNKVLQREKRRHNVSVGDSVKVISYGQMGTVTKKLGEHDYEVQIGILKVKVSDRDIEKTTVKKEKTKKVSVRTTRPMRSGNVRSELDLRGQRYEEALTNLDRYLDSSLLAGLGTVTIIHGIGTGAIRNGVQQYLKRNKHVKDFSYAPANEGGTGATIVHFK
- a CDS encoding DEAD/DEAH box helicase produces the protein MNTEQTSNLFQDEKIRPELRTGLKKIDFKNPTEVQGAVIPKLLIGDNVVVQAATGSGKTHAYLIPILNMIDEQAPVTQAVVTAPSRELANQLYKVARQLRDAAGLDISIEYLGGGNDRSRQIAKAENRAPQLIIATPGRLHDFVSKKVISLEKVKAFVIDEADMTLDMGFLQNMDEVMSKLPKDAILSAFSATIPVKLENFLRKYMTKPEFIVIDNPAVIAPTIQNDLIDVGSKDKKELLYKLLTMGQPYLALVFANTKKTVDDLAAYLENQGLKVAKIHGGITERERKRIIRQVREGQYQYVVASDLAARGIDVPGVSLVINYEIPKELEFVIHRIGRTGRNNLPGHAITLIYDDEMADVEDLEKLGIHFDFKELKNGELVERTHHHRRENRRVRNHKLDNRMVGMVKKAKKKRKPGYKKKIQEAIKKDRQQKRKLEERHLVRKAKRKRKREREQARNNFEN
- a CDS encoding CvpA family protein — protein: MFSFFLLLIFIYCCYVGYRRGLIYEGVMAAGYLISFILACLLYRPFSNFLTMWVPYPSANDNSTFAFFDKTTGLTLDKSFYASLAFIIILLVFYAIWRLIMISFKKLEYIDITPAINTWGSILIALVLTLSTVCVLLFILATIPGEGLQKMLQHSLLVNSILRYTPGLSSLYTHLFITAL
- a CDS encoding DUF1292 domain-containing protein — its product is MSEKMSADQSDRQITLIDENGNEELFDILFTFTSDDYGKSYVLLYPDAVGEDEDVEVQAFSYDADEDGEVSSSDLHEIVDDDEWNMVQGVLNTFLSDDRLSGE
- the alaS gene encoding alanine--tRNA ligase produces the protein MKKLTSAQVRQMFLDFFKEKGHMVMQSASLIPQDDPTLLWINSGVATMKKYFDGSVVPKNHRITSSQKSIRTNDIENVGKTARHQTFFEMLGNFSVGDYFKKEVIPWAWEFLTSPKWLGLDPNKLYVTIYPKDTDAYHMWHDVVGLPDDHIVKLEENFWDIGEGPCGPDSEIFYDRGQENNDVAEDDPENFPGGENARYLEIWNIVFSQYNHLPNGEYVDQPHKNIDTGMGLERVVSIIQDAPTNFETDLFMPLIHATEKLSDDKKYATNAEDDVAFKIIADHVRAVSFAIGDGALPSNSGRGYVLRRLIRRADLNGQRLGIKGAFLYKLVSVVGEIMKSHYPEIVDQQEFIQKVIKNEEERFQETLSSGLNLLDNLITKAKADGSNKISGKDAFKLFDTYGFPYELTFEAAQDAGLEVDKDGFDKEMQAQKDRARNARGNLQSMGSQDETLMNIKDKSEFEYGTLQEDHAKLIDIIVDDQLVDSADGDHATLIFDKTPFYAERGGQVADHGEILNQKGELVAKVTDVQHAPNDQNLHFVDVVLPLKKNEEYILKVDQKRRRGLKHNHTATHLLHAALREVLGEHTHQAGSLVEPDYLRFDFTSLEPMTKAELANVEKLVNEKIWEEIPVQTTVTDPETGLKMGALALFGEKYGDSVRVVKIDDFSTEFCGGTHSENTAQIGMLKIVSESAVGAGVRRIIAVTGPEAYNYVTEHDEILKKVQDQVKAPKVEEVQAKVTNLEDDLKASQKEVAQLKAKINQAKAGDIFNKVREVKDLSIIAEIVDVEGMGDLRNLADNWKSSNKSDILVLAADVNGKANMVISLDDKALKAGLKAGDLIKAAAPLFGGGGGGRPNMAQAGGKNPAGLKDAIEKVISEVESKQN
- a CDS encoding YslB family protein, encoding MTESQEHIYFLNSLYRDFLFPTILGEDTTDILYWAGKRISRQYALSNFEDLQDFFKMANFGELTIEKKKSNTIVLSLKGQSVADRLDSDSTEFSLECGIISECLQKETGKVTEAAATIHPKDHSVTITTQSEK
- the trxA gene encoding thioredoxin; this translates as MIENVTDQNFEKETSEGVTLTDFWATWCGPCRMQSPVVEQLAEEMDDVKFTKMDVDENQETAKDLGIMAIPTLLIKKDGKIVDRLTGFTPKDRLEQILEQYTD
- a CDS encoding DHH family phosphoesterase; this encodes MNTFDEIYEKIKEYPTIIIHRHTSPDPDALGSQAGLARSLKLAFPDKKILCAGEEVGDLDWINAMDEVTDADYQGALVITVDTANTPRVSDQRYDQGDLLIKIDHHPDVDPYADMSYVDPEKPAAAEIVYDFLKAEKLPLPKEVAYPLYAGIVGDTGRFMYSETSPHTFEVAAELANTGININEIARNISDVSLAQAKLQNSVIDLMKFDPSGAAYAIITQEQLKKLGMTFEQASVTVSTPGRIKEIMAWNVFVENPDGTYRVHYRSKGPIINQLAAKHDGGGHALASGAKAKDLDEVKQVFEELVEVVRDYNNEHRTNK